One Tunturibacter gelidoferens genomic region harbors:
- a CDS encoding glycoside hydrolase family 15 protein, protein MHRQVGGFVAKAKKKVAGKLHGAVDGAAHGALHGALHGERIEDYAMMGDCETAALVSKEGSIDWLCWPTFSSAACFAALLGTRDHGFWQIVPKGKVKATRREYEGHTLIVETTFETREGEVCLIDFMPPRERHSHVVRIVRGVRGRVSMQMDLAIRFDYGRTIPWVTRTADGLRAIAGMDMVTLRTKARLRGEGMTTRSDFTVRKGETMSFTLTSSSSLEKSPPELSVDKALAETQRFWSKWSRKNAYAGPYAEAVERSLITLKAMTYRPSGGIVAAVTTSLPERIGGARNWDYRYCWLRDTAFTLLILMQASYVDEAVEWRKWLLRAIAGAPDQVQTIYGICGERQLVEWQADWLPGYENSSPVRIGNAAVDQFQLDVFGEVSSALSRVPQAEDEIRVSAASVQAALIDHLCKVWPNPDEGIWETRGGAQHFTHSKVMAWVALDRAIRHHEQFDGKGDVKRWKKNREMLHREICKKGFDKKLNSFVQSYGSKQLDASCLRIGLVGFLPMDDRRIIGTVEAIERRLMKDGFVERYDTKKTKDGLAGGEGAFLACSFWLVTNLWLIGRKEDAKAMFERLLALRNDVGLLSEEYDPIGKRMVGNFPQALSHIALIHSAFAMSGLWRPEQNAAAESAFRRKKKR, encoded by the coding sequence GGCAAGTTGGAGGTTTTGTGGCGAAGGCGAAGAAGAAAGTCGCAGGCAAGTTGCATGGTGCTGTAGACGGGGCGGCGCATGGGGCGTTGCACGGGGCGTTACATGGGGAGAGGATTGAAGACTACGCGATGATGGGGGACTGCGAGACTGCGGCGCTGGTGTCGAAAGAGGGGTCGATCGACTGGTTATGCTGGCCCACCTTCTCGTCTGCTGCTTGCTTTGCGGCGCTGCTGGGGACGCGGGATCACGGCTTCTGGCAGATCGTACCGAAGGGTAAGGTGAAGGCGACGAGGCGGGAGTACGAAGGGCACACGTTGATCGTTGAGACTACTTTTGAGACGAGGGAGGGAGAGGTGTGCCTGATCGACTTTATGCCGCCGCGCGAGAGGCACTCTCATGTTGTGCGGATCGTACGTGGAGTTCGTGGCAGGGTATCGATGCAGATGGATCTGGCGATCCGGTTTGATTACGGACGGACGATTCCCTGGGTGACGCGCACCGCGGACGGGTTGCGGGCGATCGCCGGCATGGACATGGTTACGCTGAGAACGAAGGCGCGATTGCGTGGAGAAGGCATGACGACGCGGAGCGACTTCACGGTGCGTAAGGGCGAGACGATGAGTTTTACGCTGACCAGTTCTTCGTCTCTGGAGAAGAGTCCACCTGAGCTCTCGGTGGATAAAGCGCTTGCGGAGACGCAGAGGTTCTGGAGCAAGTGGAGCCGGAAGAATGCGTACGCCGGGCCTTACGCGGAGGCGGTGGAGCGTTCGCTGATTACTTTGAAGGCGATGACGTATAGACCGTCGGGGGGGATTGTGGCGGCTGTAACGACCTCGTTGCCGGAGAGGATTGGCGGGGCGCGCAACTGGGACTATCGCTATTGCTGGTTGCGCGACACGGCGTTTACGTTGCTGATTTTGATGCAGGCCAGTTATGTGGACGAGGCGGTGGAGTGGCGTAAGTGGTTGTTGCGCGCCATCGCTGGGGCACCCGATCAGGTGCAGACGATCTATGGGATCTGCGGCGAGCGACAGTTGGTGGAGTGGCAGGCAGACTGGCTGCCCGGTTATGAAAATTCGAGTCCGGTTCGGATCGGGAATGCGGCGGTGGATCAGTTTCAGCTGGACGTCTTTGGTGAGGTTTCGTCGGCTCTGTCGAGGGTTCCGCAGGCTGAAGACGAGATACGTGTGTCGGCGGCTTCGGTACAGGCGGCGTTGATCGACCATCTGTGCAAGGTGTGGCCGAACCCTGATGAAGGGATCTGGGAGACACGCGGCGGTGCGCAACACTTTACTCACTCGAAGGTGATGGCGTGGGTGGCGCTTGATCGGGCGATTAGGCATCACGAGCAGTTCGATGGGAAGGGTGACGTCAAGCGATGGAAGAAGAACCGCGAGATGTTGCATCGGGAGATATGTAAGAAGGGGTTTGATAAGAAGTTGAACAGCTTTGTGCAGTCGTATGGATCGAAACAGCTCGACGCCTCGTGTCTGCGAATTGGGCTGGTGGGATTTTTGCCGATGGATGATAGGCGGATTATTGGCACGGTGGAGGCGATCGAGAGACGGCTGATGAAGGACGGCTTCGTGGAACGGTACGATACCAAGAAGACGAAGGATGGGCTTGCAGGAGGTGAAGGCGCATTTCTGGCTTGCAGCTTCTGGCTGGTTACGAACTTGTGGCTGATCGGGCGAAAGGAAGATGCGAAGGCGATGTTTGAACGGTTGCTTGCGCTGCGCAACGACGTTGGGCTGTTGTCGGAGGAGTACGATCCTATTGGAAAGCGGATGGTGGGGAACTTCCCCCAGGCGTTATCGCACATTGCGTTAATACATTCTGCTTTTGCGATGTCGGGTTTGTGGCGGCCTGAGCAGAATGCTGCGGCGGAATCTGCATTTCGTCGAAAGAAGAAGAGGTAG